DNA from Onychomys torridus chromosome 1, mOncTor1.1, whole genome shotgun sequence:
tgtaaagtgtgtgtgtggtgtgtgtgtgtgtgtgtgtgtgtgtgtgtgtgtgtgtgtgtgtgtgtgtgttggtggtacAGGTAGTGCCTGGTTATGACAAGGAAGCAGAGGATGGAAGCTGGATTGGAAAGGACATTTGAACCTCACCGTTAAATGCTTGGTTAACTGATGATGGGTTCTGACTGGGTCTGAAGGCTAGGGTGATCGCCTATAACTCTGTAATTAGAAGCCTGACACTTCAAGTTGTGCTTGTAAAGGTGGACATAGGTTTGGGAGGGGTCTTATTTGGGGCAAGGGGAGGCCCAGAGCTATCAAGGCAGAAGTGTCTTAGGACTGGTAGGTTCTACGATTGGGCCTCAGGTTAGGGCTATGTAGCGGAGTGGTGTGTGTAGAGAGGGAGTTGAGCCAGGAATGACATGAGCTTACCAAGAGAAGAGGTAGAAGAGTGTGCCTGTGGAAACCTGATTGTGACAGCACCTTCACTCACTTACTCTCTTTCCATGCCTCCATGGCATCTGCTTTCAATGACACACGCCAGCTAAGCACAGCTTGGGGTCAACTCTCACACTGACCTGGAGATATCCTGATGAGTGATTCCACTCTCTTTTGTGTTGGCCACCTGGAATGATAGCTTTTCTTCACCCCGATTTGTCCACTCCCCAGAACACCAGAACAGGTTTCCACAGTACTTGCTGGTGAAAAAGGGTAATTACTTAGGGAGAGaggaatcatttttaaaaactgccttCTGTATGCCTTACCTGGAAATTCTGGCTATCTGGGCTTGGATGAACAGGTTCTGTTTGCAACTCCCTCACCTGGAAATTCTGGCTATCTGGGCTTGGATGAACAGGTTCTGTTTGTAACTCCCTCAGATaagtaagaaattttctatttgggaatttcatacacagatacaatgtattttgatcatattcatcccccttccttcttttcgACTTCTTCAAGGCCTCTTCATCCCAGGTTCGCATCACATAATTTTATTAAGGAAGTTTGAGAAATGCTATACAGacttaggaaaaaaatctgtcttgCAAACAGATTGTAGGATGAGTTTCCATTTCCTGCCGTAAATCAGATTATGCTAGGTCAGAGGCAATCAGATACCAAGCCTCTGGTTCTAGACCTAAGCCTGCCTCAAGCCCGGAAGTGACAGTGTCAGAGTGGAGGGACCAGGAAAACCTGATGGGAAGTGGCCAAGAGTCATAGCCAGGTCAGCAAtatcagctccaaaaagaaagagaggctgTTTGGAGTGTTTGAGGAGGAGGCATTCACTCATCAAGATTAATTGAATGAGATCAAAATTTTCTTATGTAGTTCTGGGACCTTGGAGGGTCAGGATGAGGTCTGGGATATTCAGAGAGAGGTGTGTAAGTAAAATGACTTTGGATCTGGTTAATTTTTGtgtatgctgtttttatttatttacaacttTTTATAATAacgtttataaaattaaaaataggaaggATGAGACCAGAAAGAGGTGAGGGCTCAGGATActccagtatttttaaaattaagtctttTATACTATTAGTACTCCAGTGTCTTTTTCCCATTagtgctttctcttttctgcacCATCACTGAATActgtttctcctttcctctttcccaggCTCTGGATCTGGCATGCAGACACTACTGTCCTTGGTCTGTCAGAGCATCACCACTCCAAATGGAAGTTTGGCCCATCCAGCCCATTTTCTGCTGGTAGGCATCCCTGGTCTGGGACCTAATACCCACTTTTGGCTGGCTTTCCCCTTATGTTTTATGTATGCAGTGGCCACACTGGGCAACCTGGCCATCGTCCTCATCATTCGTGTGGAGAGACGCTTGCATGAACCCATGTACCTCTTCCTGGCCATGCTTTCTACCATTGACCTGGTCCTCTCCTCTGTCACCATGCCCAAAATGGCCAGCTTATTTCTGACTGGCATTCAGGAGATCGAGTTCAACATTTGCTTGACCCAAATGTTCCTTATTCATGCTCTATCAGCCATGGAGTCTGCTGTCCTGCTGGCCATGGCTTTTGACCGCTTTGTGGCCATCTGCTACCCATTACGCCACGCTTCTGTGCTCACAGGGCCTACTGTGGCCAAGATTGGGCTAGCTTCCCTGGCCAGggggtttgttttcttcttcccactGCCCTTCCTTTTGAAGCGGTTGTCATACTGCCGAACACATACTGTCACACACTCCTTCTGTCTTCATCAAGATATTATGAAGCTATCCTGTACTGATACCAAAGTCAATGTAGTTTATGGACTCTTCATCATCCTCTCAGTCATGGGTGTGGACTCTCTCTTTATTGGCTTCTCCTATATCCTCATCCTGAGGGCTGTGTTGGAGTTGTCAACTCGAGGGGCAGCACTCAAGGCTTTCAACACCTGCATCTCCCACCTCTGTGCTGTCCTGGTCTTCTATGTGCCCCTCATTGGGCTATCAGTGGTGCACAGGCTAGGTGGTCCTACATCCCTGGTCCATGTGGTTATGGCTAATATCTATCTCCTGCTGCCACCTGTAGTCAATCCCATTGTCTATGGAGCAAAGACCAAGGAGATCCGTTCAAGGGTTATCCATATGTTCTCACAAGATGGCAGGTGAGAAGGACACCCAATTCTGATGTCCTCAATAATACCAAAGACAACAGGATGAGGATTTGCAGAATGACTTGATGATTACAGCATGCAACTCACTGGGCTGTCCAATTCTGGTTAGGGCACCAAATAGactttgtgtctttgtttctggGACTATGTCAATACAGAACTTATGATCAGTCTGAAGAGATGACCATGGAGTACAACTGTGTTGTGGCCTCTGGTGTAATAGCTGTGCCATCTCCCTTCCTCCTAACTAGAAAATATGCATAGTTTTGAGATGGGAAGGCTATAATGCCACATCTCATGATTCTTGAGTTTTGATATGCCATTTTCATGGTGCTTTTCTCCCATGTCAGTGAATCTGTGTTGATTATATAACCTAATACTCACACCTGAAATTAGTTACATAATTGTAACTTAGGGTTAATGAAGGCATTTGGAGGAGATATAATTGGAGAGAAGGCAATTGGTATGAAATGTTCAAGTTTCTTTACACATTTGCATGCATTTATGTGGAATCTGTCAGTGTCCATATGTGCAGCTTCATGGAGACTATTACCCCTATAATGatgttttctattttggttttgtATGTAAGTGGGTATGTTTATACAGAAAAGATGGagtgaaagaaggagagagaaacatgAATATGTGCTATCTATGTCTTGGTGAATGTGTTAGTTGCATcctaatgtgtgtatatgttataaCTGATGTCATTGTACCTTTACCTTGTTCATGAGATACATGTCAGTTTGTGTGTTGATATACATCTGTGTAAGACTGCTGTTTTGTGTATTGTTATGGTGGGAAGTATATTAAtggatgcctggtgcctgtaATCTTTTGCTCATATCTGTAGAATGTGATTTGCCCATCTGTGGGTGTGTAGTACTGGAATGGCTGGCCCTTCAACATATATGCTTTTTGTCTTTTAGCATGCATCTATACTATGTCTATGTCCATAATGCactgtatttgtatttttgataTGAATGTGATTAttgacatttgtgtgtgtgtgtgtgtgtgtgtgtgtgtgtgtgtgtgcgcacgcatgtgtatctgtgctttGCTGTGATAACTCATTTTGGGGCCTATTTCCATCACGTATGTCTCAGacacattttacttttatattgagTATGGATTATGTGGCTCAAGACTCAGTATAGACTTGGTATTTCTGGACTGATAAGTGGTTTTAGTGTGGAGCAGTGGGTGGAGATAGAAGATTGAA
Protein-coding regions in this window:
- the LOC118576763 gene encoding olfactory receptor 51D1; its protein translation is MQTLLSLVCQSITTPNGSLAHPAHFLLVGIPGLGPNTHFWLAFPLCFMYAVATLGNLAIVLIIRVERRLHEPMYLFLAMLSTIDLVLSSVTMPKMASLFLTGIQEIEFNICLTQMFLIHALSAMESAVLLAMAFDRFVAICYPLRHASVLTGPTVAKIGLASLARGFVFFFPLPFLLKRLSYCRTHTVTHSFCLHQDIMKLSCTDTKVNVVYGLFIILSVMGVDSLFIGFSYILILRAVLELSTRGAALKAFNTCISHLCAVLVFYVPLIGLSVVHRLGGPTSLVHVVMANIYLLLPPVVNPIVYGAKTKEIRSRVIHMFSQDGR